One genomic segment of Mytilus galloprovincialis chromosome 5, xbMytGall1.hap1.1, whole genome shotgun sequence includes these proteins:
- the LOC143076950 gene encoding ras-related protein Rap-1b-like: MAKRNSRYQVACLGVGGIGKTSMMKRYLEGSYSGIYDETVEDTYIQAYNIDGERKHIDFIDTAGSIYFPAMREIYITRAQGFILVYSINCAKSFEEVKRLWEQIKSLRGHNIRSIPCIVVGNKLDLENNREVETFDAMAWAHNENLAGFLLEVSTKDNIGIRTIFDSLLEQMGNTRVQQTGPLRMRATTFCRQQFEAEIIRKRAKSRKNSGKNVKLDKIIPSCKEFRDSVFENFMELKIYRVQSQQKKQKHYRRACSDFGLTQVSNIRKGSIPTVKLHFTRSASLPTDPKYTIEQGKLSSTNLLSLIAHQVNHDAKPSKSRSTFKIKLHGVSWIYKQIRKQFSKEIN, from the coding sequence ATGGCTAAGCGTAACTCGAGATATCAAGTGGCTTGCCTTGGAGTTGGAGGAATAGGAAAAACATCGATGATGAAGAGGTATTTAGAAGGGAGTTATTCAGGTATTTACGATGAAACTGTTGAAGACACATACATACAAGCTTACAACATAGACGGGGAAAGAAAACATATCGACTTCATAGATACAGCTGGAAGTATTTATTTTCCAGCCATGAGAGAAATATATATTACAAGAGCACAAGGGTTCATTCTTGTATATTCAATTAACTGTGCAAAATCATTCGAGGAGGTTAAAAGATTATGGGAGCAGATTAAATCTCTTCGAGGACACAATATCCGGAGTATACCATGTATTGTAGTTGGTAACAAGTTAGATTTAGAAAATAATAGAGAGGTAGAAACATTTGACGCTATGGCATGGGCACATAATGAGAACCTTGCAGGCTTTTTATTAGAAGTTTCTACTAAAGACAACATTGGTATCAGGACAATATTTGACAGTTTACTAGAACAGATGGGGAATACGAGGGTCCAGCAGACAGGACCTCTGAGAATGAGAGCTACAACTTTCTGTAGGCAACAATTTGAAGCAGAAATTATCAGAAAAAGagcaaaaagtagaaaaaattcgGGAAAAAATGTAAAACTCGATAAAATCATTCCATCATGCAAAGAGTTTCGCGATtctgtttttgaaaatttcatggagCTAAAGATTTACAGAGTACAATCACAACAGAAGAAACAGAAGCATTATAGGCGGGCATGCAGTGATTTTGGCCTGACTCAAGTATCAAACATCAGAAAAGGTAGCATTCCAACTGTCAAACTACATTTTACTCGCAGTGCCAGTTTACCAACAGATCCTAAGTACACAATCGAGCAAGGGAAATTGTCTTCGACCAATCTTTTATCGTTAATTGCTCATCAGGTCAACCATGATGCAAAACCTTCAAAGTCACGttcaacatttaaaataaaacttcatGGAGTGTCATGGATATATAAACAGATACGAAAACAGTTTTCCAAAGAAATAAATTAA